The window ATGCCGAGCGCCGACTTGACGGTGCCGCCGATGAGGCCGCCCGCCTCGGTGATGCCGAGGTGCAGCGGGCAGTCGACCGCATCGGCGAGCTGCATGTAGGCGGCGACGGCGAGGAAGACGTCGCTCGCCTTCACCGCGACCTTGTATTCGTGAAAATCATGGTCCTGGAGCAGCTTGATATGGTCGAGCGCGCTTTCGGTCAGCGCCTCGGGGCAGGGCTCGCCATATTTTTCGAGCAGATCCTTTTCGAGGCTGCCCGCGTTGACCCCGATGCGGATCGCGCAGCCATTGGCCTTGGCGGCGCGGACGACCTCGCCGACGCGTTCACTGCTGCCGATGTTGCCGGGGTTGATGCGCAGGCACGCGGCGCCGGCGTCGGCGGCTTCCAAGGCGCGCTTATAGTGGAAATGAATGTCGGCGATGATCGGTACGCGTGCGGCGCGGACGATCTTGCCGAGCGCGGCGGTCGAATCGGTGTCGGGGCAGGAGACGCGGATCAGGTCGGCGCCGGCCTCTTCGCAGCGGCGGATCTGGTCGATCGTCGCGACCGCATCGCTGGTCAGCGTGTTGGTCATCGTCTGCACCGTGATCGGCGCGCCGCCGCCGACGGGGACGGTGCCGACCATGATCTGGCGGCTGGTGCGCCGCGCGATGTCGCGCCAGGGGCGCAGGCCGGGGTTGTGATCGCTCATTCTTCGGTCCTCGGGAGGGGGTGGGAGGTCTTTAGAGCAGGATTGTGGCGGGATGAAGCTTTCTATTCATCGTCGCCCCCGCGCAGGCGGGGGCCGCTGGAGGAGTAGCGCAAGGCCGATTGCGGCCCCGCCTGCGCGGGGGCGACGGATTAGGTTGCGTCGGCCATCGCACGCCGCCAAGGTCGCGCTCCCCCCAAACACCCCAAGGATTTTCCATGCTTCGCCTGCTTGCCGTCCCGGCGCTCCTGTTCGCCGTTCCCGCCGCCGGGCAGGAGATCACCGACCCGCCGTCGAGCGCGCTGTCGGTGTCGGGCGGGGTCGATCTGGTGTCGGACTATCGCTTCCGCGGCCTCTCGCTGTCGGACAAGGACGTCGCGGTGCAGCCGACGATCACGGTCACCCACGACAGCGGCTTCTACCTTGGCGCCTGGGGGTCGAATATCGACGCCGGGCCGGCGCGGGGCGATGTCGAGGCGCAGCTTTATGGCGGCTATGAGGCCCAGATCGCGTCGGGCACGCGGCTCGACCTGGGGGCCACCTATTATTGGTATCCCTACGGCGACAAGGCTTTTGGACCGAGCGATTTCGGCGAAGCGAGTGCGCGCCTGTCCTATATGCTGGGGCCGGTCGAGGCGACGGGGATGGTGGCTTATGCCTGGGACCAGGCGGCGCTCGGCGATGCGGACAATCTCTATCTGAGGCTCGGCCTGTCGTCGGGCATTCCGAACACGCCGGTGACGCTGAAGGCCAGCGTCGGTCATAGCGACGGTGCGCTGGCACCGGGGGGCGATTATCGCGACTGGTCGCTCGGCGCGAGCGCAACCTTCGACCGCTTCACCCTCGGGCTGAAATATGTCGACACCGATGTGCGCAAGACCGGGGTGAAGGCGATCGACCGGCGCTATGACGCGACGGTCGTCGCCTCGCTCGGTTTTTCCTTCTAGCTCCTTCTGGCCGACGTAATATTGTTTCGGGTGAAACCGGTCTGACGCAAGGTAATTGTTGCATAATTGTCACATCGGCCCTTTTTAAGACAGGGGCCGTAACTTTTTCGATTGTGCGGCGCAGCAACTTGCCCAAAAGAGACGCACGCATGACCGGACCGGCCCGATACAGAGGCTGGCTGTCACGCAGCAGGCAGGGACGATCCGTTTTTCCATTTGGGGATCTGTCCATGAAGAAACTCTCCCGCGCATGCCTCGGCATGCTTCTCGCCGCCGTTGCCGTTCCGCAGGCCGCCTACGCCCAGGACGCAGAAGAAGACACCGACGGCATCACCATCACCGGTGGTGCAACGGTGGTCAGCGACTATCGTTTCCGCGGTTTCAGCCAGTCGAACGAAGAAGCGGCGATCCAGGGCACTTTCACGATCACGCATGAAAGCGGCCTCTATGTCGGCACCTGGGGTTCGAGCATCGGCTTTAACAACGGCACCGAAATCGACGTC is drawn from Sphingopyxis sp. OPL5 and contains these coding sequences:
- the ispG gene encoding flavodoxin-dependent (E)-4-hydroxy-3-methylbut-2-enyl-diphosphate synthase, with protein sequence MSDHNPGLRPWRDIARRTSRQIMVGTVPVGGGAPITVQTMTNTLTSDAVATIDQIRRCEEAGADLIRVSCPDTDSTAALGKIVRAARVPIIADIHFHYKRALEAADAGAACLRINPGNIGSSERVGEVVRAAKANGCAIRIGVNAGSLEKDLLEKYGEPCPEALTESALDHIKLLQDHDFHEYKVAVKASDVFLAVAAYMQLADAVDCPLHLGITEAGGLIGGTVKSALGIGNLLWAGIGDTIRVSLSAEPEEEVRVGYEILKSLGLRTRGVRVVSCPSCARQGFDVIRTVQALEEALGHIKTPMSLSVLGCVVNGPGEARETDIGITGGGNGKHMVYLSGVTDHHVQDADMIAHVVKLVEAKAAEIDAGSAVSMDTLHGKAA
- a CDS encoding TorF family putative porin; translation: MLRLLAVPALLFAVPAAGQEITDPPSSALSVSGGVDLVSDYRFRGLSLSDKDVAVQPTITVTHDSGFYLGAWGSNIDAGPARGDVEAQLYGGYEAQIASGTRLDLGATYYWYPYGDKAFGPSDFGEASARLSYMLGPVEATGMVAYAWDQAALGDADNLYLRLGLSSGIPNTPVTLKASVGHSDGALAPGGDYRDWSLGASATFDRFTLGLKYVDTDVRKTGVKAIDRRYDATVVASLGFSF